A stretch of DNA from Malus sylvestris chromosome 9, drMalSylv7.2, whole genome shotgun sequence:
TTATCGTAAATTCCAGTCATCTCTCACTTAAAATTTATGTTATTACTTTAACAATTTAATATCGTACATCAGTATTGAACATACAAGTCAAAACTAAAGAATACACCTTTTGCACTCTTTTTACCACCACTCATGCATTTTCTTATTTTAACTACTTTATCTCCTTCATTGTGTGCAATCAATCAATCTTTTTCCTTGTATTAATAAAGCAATTTTCCCAACGTATCTCTCTACTTTTAGACTTCAATTTTGAAAGAGTTGAAGGAGTTGAAAAAGTTGAAGTCTTGATAAACTTGAAGAAGCCAACCACCAAAAAACAGGTGACCTTgcaccctcctcctcctcaaccGTCGGTGCAAGGCTCCTCTTCCCTTCTATCTCCCACTTTATCTTATTCATCACTGTAATTTCCGAACAAACAAAAATCGTAGCTTAGCTGCTACAGAGCCTCTTCGGAAACCTTTTTCGAGCTTTCCCTTTGATTTTTTATTGCCCCTTTATTCCCTCTGTCTCTCTCTGATTGAAACTTTAAACCACCATTTCACATATTTTAAAATCTCATCTCTTTCACTTTTTGTTCCCCATTTCTGATTTCAATTCTCAGGCTTTTTTCGACCCCAATCTCTCTTGGGTAGTTCTTGTTTTGTGATATTTTCTTGAATCTgtagtttttttctttgaaattttggttcTTGCAATTCTGGGTCACTTCGATTTCAGTTTAACTTTCACTTTTGATATCTGGGCAATCTGAGATCTCAGTTTCTGAAACTGGGTTGTGCTGATTTCGGTCCAATTCGATTGCTTTCCGTCGAATTTCAATCCCAAGGCAATGTCACAGGGCTATGCAATCGAGCTTTATTTCGATCCAGCCCTCGAAAACCAGGTCTTGAAGGCTTGGAACGTGCTCGCCCGCCGTCAGATTAGTACCCAGCTCATCGAAATCGAATCACGACCGCACATCACGCTCTTCTCAAGCCCCTTCGTCGAACCCGCGAAGCTCGAAAACGTGATCAGAGCCTTCGCCTCCAAGCAAGAGCCTCTGGCCTTGTCCTTTTCTTCGATTGGGAGCCTCCCAAATGACAACAACGTCCTGTTTCTGTCGCCAACTCCGTCGGTTTCGTTGCTGCAGTTTCAGTCTCAATTGTGCGAGATAATGAAGAAGGAAGGTGTTGAAATTGGGGAGGAGTATCGCACTGACTGTTGGCTTCCTTACTGTGCTGTTGCTCAGGAAGTGCCCAAGACTCGAATGGCGGAAGCCTTTTGCGTGTTGAGGGACTTGAAGTTGCCGGTTGCAGGGTATGCCATGGATATTGGATTGGTGGAGTTTTCGCCGGTTCGCGAGCTGTTCTCGTTTGTGCTAGGTAACACAGTGGAAGCATGAGATTTCAGAGCAATGCTTACGTGTTAATCTACAGTTTTAGTTGTTGTTTAATGCATATGTGTTACCTTTTGATGTTAGTGTAGATTACTGTCTATGGTACCACTTAGTGTAGTTACAGATTTTGAATTTGATGTTTTTCGAATTGGATAGTTTCATTTTATCTTCCTCTTGGATTGATACTGTGTTTTGTTCAtgttgattatgtttcaaaaTACATAAAACTGTTCCAAAAATATCCGAGCTTGCGTGGTTTTGGAGTATTGATTCGAAGAGTGAACATCTTATTATGTTGGCTCTAATGTTTCTACCATATCAAAGATGGTAaatttgatcaagagtgtgccGGTCCCCATTGGTTTAGGTTATAAACTTCTACTGGCGTACGTTTCAGCTGTTATATGGCGTACGTTTCAGCTGTTATATGTTTTTTCCTGATGTAGACTTATGAAGAATATCTTCCATAGACTGATTAGGTCATGTATCTTTGAATAACTTGGATCCTATGCCCCACGCTGGTTAGTCATCTACCTTGCTTTACTAGTTATCTAGAGCCTTGGTTTTTTTAGCTCATAAAATATCACCTTCATCTGCTGAAGGCATGCATACGCTGTGTGTGAGCACCGGGGCATAGGTTACAAACTTCTACTGGCGTACGTTTCAGCTgtgttatatgttttttttgtgaTGTAGGCTTATGAAGGATGTCTTCTATAGACTGATTAGATCATGTGTCCTTGAATAACTTGGACCCTATGCCCCAGCCGGTTAGTTTATCGACCTTGCTTTGCTAGTTATGGTTTTTTTAGCTCGTTAAAATATCACCTTCATCTGCTGAAGGCGTGTGTATGCTGTGTGTGCACTGCAGATATCTGTTAGACTACTCTCACTTTTGTAATGCTTCTACTCTAGTAATTTGAAACTCACTGCATAGTTTTAAAATTCCGCTTTCCGATTGTGCACTCTGTATTGAAACAAGGCTGGTCCTGTATCAATTAACTGTAGAACCTTAGTGTcggtttgcaattttttgttcCAGAGAAATCTGAAACCTATCAGCTTCAACAATCTAGCTGTGGTTTGTGGTAATCATCCTTATCAGACTCTTCTCTCTGTGATTGAGCCAAGAGTTCTTCTAGGGCTTTGCTGTACTGTTGACTGAAGTTGGCCTTTCCTTCTGTGTGCACGAGTAAGGATTTGAAATTTATGTCCTGGGTTATGTATGTTTGTTGTTGACGACTAACATTCACAGAGTTTCTGTCCATGTCACTTGTTAGTCGTCGAAAAACACTAAGACTCCAGCTTACTTGTTGATTGGAGCTGGGAAGTTACAGTGATAGTACTATGAGGGATAGCTCTAGGTTGTCATAATACGTAAGTATGGTATATAGGATAGAGCATCGGGGCATAGATTGTATTCGATTAACATTTACTTTACAactgattattcttaaagcacGTCATAAGTATTACTTTAAAAAGCTACAACGATGCCAAATTGGGCCTAAGATACTACGCCTCCCTTGATTTTGATAATTTCCATCAGAAAATGGTTCCAGTAATCAATAGGGCCTGGCATGCACCAATGCACGCAATCGTTGTAACCGTCCATCCACTTGTTCCAGTGAGCTCCGAGGTGCCCGTCCGGCTCATAAACATGGCCCTGGTTacatccaaaaccctaaacgTCTTTCCCTGCACTTCCCCTTCTTTTCTTGCTCTTTCAATTTCCTCAACCTGAATGCTCCTCAGTTCCCAATCCGAACGTCCCAAATCAATGTCTGCCTCGCTCAAAGGACTCATTTGATTGCAGTACCCACTGGTGTTCCAAACGCCACCCTCAAAATGTGCCGGTGTAAATGTCCTCAACAAGGTCAGGAGGCCTCCCTTGCAGTACTTGCAATCCATGATATACTTGAATGCAGTTCGAAACGCCAAGTGAACGATGTGGCTACCGTTGTAATTGGTGACATTAGGTTCACCGCAGTAGAAGCATCCAATGAGGTTGCCACCTTGGTGCAGGTACATAATCCGGTTAAACCAATGCCCTGCTGAGAATATAGCGTAGTCTAAATCCGGGAGGTGTTCTGCCCATTTCTCGTCGACTTTGTCTAGTTGCAAATCGAAAATGCTGGATCCTTTACCATTAACCATCCTCTCTTCTGCAGCAATGAGAAATTTGGACCATAATTTCATAAGGGTGAAGTCATGTTGTGGAAAGTACCATGTCGTGAAGTGATCTTCGAAATCCTTGTAAATGTCTTTAGGGGATTCCTCCTGCAAGTTAATGTCGTAAATCATCGAAGAAACCACACATAAAACACAAGCATCCGAGTTTGAACTGACCTGTGACAAGAGGCAGAGCAGAAACTCAAAATGGTTCTGCGCAACAGAGTCGCCGATAACAGCCATTTTCTTTCCACGAACGATTTCCAAAAATGTCTTTGGATCGAACCACGGAACCTCGCTGTTGTCCGGCTTCCATCTCCAGTTAAGAAAATCCTTGTCTATTCTACCATATTTGAAACAATTCCTTGATTCAGGAATAGTGGCACAGCTTGTATTGGTGTAGATTGGCCCTCTCAGTTCTGGAACCCAGTGACCTTAAATAGGTCACACCTCTCTTCTACAGAAACCAAAAATTGCAATATCTTTTAGAACCCCACCGAAAGAAAATCACAAGTCGTTTGATAACCaattcgtttttagtttttacgcTAAAGAAAATGTGTATAGAAGAAGAAGGAACGATGAAGTAGAAGAAAGGTGGAAGAAATGCAAAAGGAATAACACatgatgaaaaataaaaaccaaaaaattggACTTTCAAGTTTTTGTGTTAATATAAACTCCTGCACTTCTCTCCCGCCTCCCTTTCTCCCACCATGTCCCTACACCCTTCTCCCTTCATCATTCCTCCCATATATTTTCGCTCCATCTCTAGCACAAGAAacgaaaactaaaaacaaaatggtaATCAAACGGACTctaaaataaatcaaattttaaaagagAAAAGAACAATTGGATTTGGAGAATAAAgtaagaagaagatgaaaatggTGGCTATGGCTAGAGATGCGAAGAAAGGAGCCGATCTGCTCATGACTTTCTGTCTGTCtgtctcagagagagagagagtgtgtgtgtgtgtgtgtgagggagggagggaggtagggagaagagagagagagagagagagagagtcttgATTATAATTAAGGGGCAGGCAATGCAGATTCtgtattaattaaattttgattgcATGGATTGTGGGAGATTTGGATGCCTTGTCTGCTCTTCATACCCTAACATCCGCCAAAGAAGTATTAGTAAAagataaatttgaaccacattattgttagtttaTTGTGAAGCTAAACCCTCACATTctcccttagtatagataatatcgttcgtaaaaaaaaaatgttggtaTTTACCCAGGAAAAATATAACAATAAAGCTACTTGGTTCTAAGAAATCAAAATCTAAGCCACCGTTAATGCAGATAGGTAGCACAGAGCACAAGACCCGAATTTTGGACATTATCATCCGACAACCTACTTACAACTACCAGGAACATGACACGTTTTTAAATTCCAAgcacatattatatataaaaatttgACCTATCAGTTGGAAATGCTCTTAAAATACCTTGAACTAGAGCAtctagaatttttatttttatttaagcGATATTCTAAAATAATCTGAAATATGGAGAGAATTTATCAAGGTCTGAAGAATATCTGACACAATCTTAACGTTGCCAAACAACCTCTATATATGACAAACACTTTGTGCTCAAATTGATAAAAGATCAAtggtattcaattttttttccttttcatctgTTGTACATTGGCAAATTGGTAGTAAAAATCTCACATTCGGAATATTATGCAACTCACTTGACATACTATATCTCTGAGCTAAAATTATTATACGCCCAtgtaagaaaaccaaaattaaaaaataggtataataaactattaagtatggATTTGTATGAATGTTTGTACTAAGTTCTaagtaaaccctaaaccctcaactaAGAAACTAATCCTCCCTCGTTTCGGATAATCTCCATCAAAAAATGGTTCCAGTAATCAACAGGGCCTGGCATGCACCAATGCACACAGTCGTTGTAACCCTTCATCCACTTGTTTCCCCAGTGAACTCCCGGGTGCCCATCCGGTCTCATAAGCATTGCCCTCGTTAtatccaaaaccctaaacctccTCCCCTCCATCTCCCCTTCTTTTTTTGCTCTTTCAAACTCCTCAACCTGAATGCTCCTCAGTTCCCAATCAAAACGTCCCAAATCGATTTCCCCCTCGCTCAAAGGACTTGTTCGGTTGCAGTATCCCCCGGTGTTCCAAGCCCCGCCTTCAAAATGTGCCGGCGCAAATGTCCTCAACAAGGTCAAGAGGCCTCCCTTGCAGTTTTTGCAATCATTTATGTACTTGAATATAGCTCGAAAAGCCATGCGCAAGGCTTGGCTGTTGTTGTATTCGGTGACATTAGGTTCGTTACAGTAAACACATCCGGTAAGTTTGTCACCTTCGTGTAGGTACATTAGACGAAAAAACCAATGCCCGGCTGAGAATATAGCGTAGTCTAATTCCGGGAGCTGTTCTGCCCATTTATCGTCGACCTTGTCTAGTAGCAAATCAAAAACGCCAGATCCTGAACCGTTAACCATCCTCTCCTCTGCAGCTATGAGATATTTGGACCATAATTTCATGAGGGTGAAGTCGTACTGAGGAAAGTACCATATCCTGAACCGGTCATCGGAATACTTGTAAATGTCTTTAGGGTTTTCCTCCTGCAAGATTAATAGGAATAATATTAGGGTTTAGAAAATCTTTGTACATGCTCCTGAAGCGTAATCTATGTCATTTCAACTTATTTGAATAAAGAACTATTGCAAATGTGGCATGTCAATATAGCAAGGCACTACTCTACTGTAAAAGGAGTGGTCTTGACTATGATGACACCCTTGGAGCCTGAATGCTTCACGGGTCCCATTCACATGGCGAGACAAAAATGTTAATTTGTTACATGGCTTTGTCCCGCTCCATTGCCATCCCTAGTACTGTTAAGAACACCTAATTAAGTAGCTTATAATCGCCACCGTATAGAATGAATGAACATTGTTGCAAAGATAGTATCCCCTCTAAACTCTGAACCACTACGATTGCTTGTCATCACTCCAAAAATGAGACGAGCACGAAAGGTAATGATCTGCATACATGGCATTTGTGGCACTGTGACATTGTGACGTTGCTTCAAAGCATAAAGCACCAAGCAAAGTTATCACAATGTTTCTAAACTCGAGTACAAAGTGAACAGACACACTATCCTAATCAATTGACATAATCCGCATCTGAAAACTATTATTGCTATTATGTTAGTGAAATCACATGGTACGTTGCTGTCATTTGTGTTGCAATTGATGTCATTTATTATGTTATGAATGGTTTACGTGTATAACATCGTTGCAAattatattgtttaatgtttatCCACTGGTATTCGGATTATTCTTCCCTAAGTTTCAGATTTCAGGTCATGCAAAActgtcacactgaaaaataaaACTCTAATAAAGCAACGAAGATCTGGATTAGGCCAGCCGGTCAAGACATTACACTAAGTTAGAATTTCGTGTAAAATTCCTTTTTTCGGTAGgtataaaaaaggtcgtactcagtgcacaaggctcccgctttacgcaaggtctgggagaggtgaatgtcggttAGCCTTACctccattttatggagaggctgctccatTTTTTCGGTAGGTATAAATTAGAGTAAATTAGAACATCAGATTAGATAAACatatatcaaatcaaatatcaaaatatGAACTGACCTGTGACAAGAGGCAGAGAAGAGACTCGACATGGTTCCTGGCGACAGAGTCGCCGATGAACGCCATTTTCTTTCCCCGAACAATTTCCAAAAACGTTTTCGGGTCAAACCGCGGAAGCTCGCACTTGTCCGGTTTCCATCTCCAATTCAGAAAATCCCTGTCTCTCCTTCCATTTCTGAAACAATTTTTTGATTCCGGAATCGTGGCGCAGCTCGAATTCGTGTACATTGCTCCTCTCAAATCCGGAATCCAATGACCCTTGAACAAATCAcactcctcctccttctctacaaaattcaaacttttcagAAAATGatccaaattaaaaataaaaaaaaaaaaaaaaaaagaattgggttttgtttgtgACAAGAAAAAGTTACTTGGTGGGGGTAGGAGCTTGATGTTAGTGCGATCAGGGGCTTGATTTTCTTTCTGTGCTGCATGAATGGATGTCTGGTTTTGAACAGAATTGAGATCGTTAAGGCCCTGTTTGGgagaaattaaaaaagggttcgGAGAATAGAGTAGGAACAAGCTAAAAATGGTGGCAGTGGCTAGAAACGTGACCAAGAAAGGTGCCAATCTGCTCATGTTATTATTATGGCCTCTCTCCCTGTTGGGGTAGTTGTGggatttttctgggaaaaaagTACAAAAACTCATGACTGTCGGAAACAtatagaagagagagagagagagagagagagagagagagagggagagagagagaggagaaccTATGAAGAAGAAATTATAAGGGGTAGAGAGTGCAGAAACTGTATTCACATCATTAGAGAAAAGGGAACGTGCCTTGTGAGAGAGCCAAAGAGGCTCTTTTTTTCTTACTTCCCCTTTAGGTTTTCTGCTTGCTCATGATGAGCTTGtactttccttttattttcctCTTTGAATTGAGCTAATTACAAAATACACCTCCAGTTTTAGGTCAAGGTCAAAAACCACACAACgtttcaaatgtttgtagtttcGGTTTTATCACATTACGTCATAAAGTATTAAAAGTTTCACAATTCAGGTAGAAAAAAAACTCCATGCCTACTCCGTAAACAGTATATGAACTATTAGACCGTAAGACACAAAAATACCTTGAAAAATAACTTGAATTGTTAACGTGTGGTTGTGCTTTGTAATTAGGGTTTTCCACAAAAGAATGGCAGTTCGGAAATCAAGAGATAAGAAGAGATGGCTTTATGTGGAAAGTAACGTCCGCCGTGAGATTAAATCACGCGGCAAACCATGCAAATGAGTAACtgaaatggagagagagagagaaagagcatGCATGTGCCCTTAATGCTCGGCGCAATCTAATTCCACCCACAAATTTCACTTTCTGTCGACACTAATTTACAAATCGATGACAAAAGTGACCGATCATGTGCGCTACGCGGCAAAAACCCAATCGAGTTTTGTGAGTGGGTGAGTCCCATTCCCATATGACCCTCCTTCTTAagaagaaatttttaattgtgacgggaatacaaatggtacatcacgtgttttaatagaagtgatgagaaattttattttttaagttattaactttttagcatatatatctcatcatttatatagtaaTACATGTTGTACCACCCCGTGTACccatcacattgaaaaatatctCCTCCTTAAGGGGGtttgaaaatttcaaaatttttgtggTTCAAGACTATGTCTATGACTATCCGATCCGATGTTGTTGCATTGCATGAGATGAGATGAGAtcttaatcatttatatatacctttattttttatttatagagGATATTACTACTTTAAGTTAGCTTATGAGGATGAAAATGATTTAAATTTGAAACCCAATGAGCAATAAGTCAAAGAAACCCTTATCGTCCAGAGCGATATACAACTAACATTTTCTCCGGTTTTATCTTACATGAGTTGGGattttttttccccttctttAAAAACACCAATTCAAATTAAGGAAGCATTCAAAGTCATCATTCATGCTAATGAGAGATTTCTCAGTGTCCGGATAACACGTCTCAATacaccaagtgtcataatataagtgaCTGGATACTTGAAAAAAATTCTAACCACCTGTAATATGACGCTGGGTATACCAGACCATGTTCCCGTCacactgaaaattttctccttTTTAATAATCATATTTTAAACTTCATATGACTTTGGTTCCTCGTATTAATGGCAAGGAATATATTAtggtaaataaaattaaataattacatAATTAAGGATACCCCACAATTTTATACTAatgcaaaacacaaacaaaatcaaTTGTAAACATTAGGTGCAATGAGAAGGATCTCACATTCATGCTACTTATGACTAGCCGGTCGGTCCAATCATTTATTATGAACACATTAACAACTATCATCGTGTTATCGATATCGCGTCAATATGTTTTGGTCAATTGTATAAAAACATATTATGTCAATTTTCTTATTAGCGGTCAAGACAAGCTAATTGGTCGGGAGGTGTGTGACCCACCTTGCTTATCTTTTTTTGTTGGGCACTTGGGTTCGATCGCATCTAGTGGTCCATTCGAAACCTTAACCGTTCACACGACACGACAGGTGTCTCCAGTTTATGCAATTAAATAAAAGCGACATGTGTTTTGTTAAATTTGTAACCCCAATCCCAGACACTGACATTTGAAACTTTTCTTCTGGAAAGGGATCTTGTCATTCTCAGCAACTCATTCGGgttcttaaaatttgattaaacggTTACAAATAAAGACTCATTATAaaagttaaaataaatttaaccgttcgattaaatttaaaaaatccgGATTGTTTGATGGGAAGGACTTGATGAAAAGAATCCAGAGATgatccctttccctttcttctTAAGAGAGTTGTTCTTAAAGAGAGAGGATACCGAAAATCCTTCAACCACATCCATTCATCGTGCTAccagttttcgtcaggtactgtttatatttaattttcaataaaaaaactttACAATGATATCTGACCACACACGATATAGAATGAACAAATATAATTTGAGAATCTTCGACGATGTAGGATGAAcaaatataatttgaaaatcTTCGGGATCGCACAAAAAGAATCCGGCAAGAATCCTCACTTGTCCTTAACGCTACTTCGATACTGAAATCTGATAAACGTGTCCTGCACTAACAGTTCGCTTACTTTTTCAGATAAATTTTTTTACGGTCTCCTCCGGTGTATGGCATGCACCGCATGAATAAATTGTTGACGCAATAACTTTGAAGACATTTTCCGCCACAAGAGGGATGAATCCAAGTCAATACATTTCATCACGACGCAACGCTGCTCCGTGGCTGCAAACGGCGTGATCGCATAAAGGCTTGTACAAACAACTAGCAAATCGGGGCAGTTCCAAAACAAGTGATTCTCCGgcgaacagaaaaaaaaatgatctgCATTCACATCACGGAACTGAATTCTTCAAGCGAGAAACAGAACAACATTGTTACAAAGATTTTGGAATGCACAACGATGCAGTGAAGGGTAAAAAAATGAGCTAATTGCACGTTCACCGTCTACCCATAATCTTTACGATTACGCTGCAACCGGAGTTACCAGAATTACAATTCGCAGTACAGGTACAAGAAGATAACacaaaattatacccaccatgcACAACAGAATTTAGGGAGTACCGATTCGTCGTCAAAAATGCAAAAACTATATAAAACCCTGTCAGCAGCACCATGGAAATTTCACAAACGAGTCAAATGGCATTTCGTAATACAAATGAATCAAATGCGGCAAAGGTGAAGTTTCTGTCCAACAATCTCTAGGTTTGCCCAAGACtctggttataacttataatacaaaggggaaggaaaaaaaaaaccaatacgGTGACGGCCTGTGCAAATTTCCATAACCAGAATGTGATAAGATAACAAAATTC
This window harbors:
- the LOC126583578 gene encoding uncharacterized protein LOC126583578, whose amino-acid sequence is MSQGYAIELYFDPALENQVLKAWNVLARRQISTQLIEIESRPHITLFSSPFVEPAKLENVIRAFASKQEPLALSFSSIGSLPNDNNVLFLSPTPSVSLLQFQSQLCEIMKKEGVEIGEEYRTDCWLPYCAVAQEVPKTRMAEAFCVLRDLKLPVAGYAMDIGLVEFSPVRELFSFVLGNTVEA
- the LOC126583577 gene encoding xyloglucan O-acetyltransferase 4-like translates to MAVIGDSVAQNHFEFLLCLLSQEESPKDIYKDFEDHFTTWYFPQHDFTLMKLWSKFLIAAEERMVNGKGSSIFDLQLDKVDEKWAEHLPDLDYAIFSAGHWFNRIMYLHQGGNLIGCFYCGEPNVTNYNGSHIVHLAFRTAFKYIMDCKYCKGGLLTLLRTFTPAHFEGGVWNTSGYCNQMSPLSEADIDLGRSDWELRSIQVEEIERARKEGEVQGKTFRVLDVTRAMFMSRTGTSELTGTSGWTVTTIACIGACQALLITGTIF
- the LOC126583576 gene encoding xyloglucan O-acetyltransferase 4-like, translating into MFPTVMSFCTFFPEKSHNYPNRERGHNNNMSRLAPFLVTFLATATIFSLFLLYSPNPFLISPKQGLNDLNSVQNQTSIHAAQKENQAPDRTNIKLLPPPKKEEECDLFKGHWIPDLRGAMYTNSSCATIPESKNCFRNGRRDRDFLNWRWKPDKCELPRFDPKTFLEIVRGKKMAFIGDSVARNHVESLLCLLSQEENPKDIYKYSDDRFRIWYFPQYDFTLMKLWSKYLIAAEERMVNGSGSGVFDLLLDKVDDKWAEQLPELDYAIFSAGHWFFRLMYLHEGDKLTGCVYCNEPNVTEYNNSQALRMAFRAIFKYINDCKNCKGGLLTLLRTFAPAHFEGGAWNTGGYCNRTSPLSEGEIDLGRFDWELRSIQVEEFERAKKEGEMEGRRFRVLDITRAMLMRPDGHPGVHWGNKWMKGYNDCVHWCMPGPVDYWNHFLMEIIRNEGGLVS